One Succinivibrio dextrinosolvens DNA window includes the following coding sequences:
- a CDS encoding DNA gyrase inhibitor YacG: MSLRDLLPEGTFDEILEEAHLSPEDLNTDVKNDNEPVKVKCPTCGKEVIYDKSNPFRPFCSQRCRMAELGAWVSNKRFIKGTSLDQDEDGGDINNVEFRSCQDRD, translated from the coding sequence ATGAGTTTAAGAGATTTACTACCAGAAGGTACATTTGATGAAATCCTTGAGGAAGCACATCTTTCTCCTGAAGATTTAAATACAGATGTAAAAAACGATAATGAGCCGGTGAAAGTAAAATGCCCTACCTGCGGCAAAGAAGTTATTTACGATAAAAGTAATCCTTTCCGTCCTTTCTGTTCACAAAGATGCAGAATGGCAGAACTTGGTGCCTGGGTATCAAACAAGAGATTCATCAAAGGAACATCCCTGGATCAGGATGAAGATGGCGGCGATATAAACAACGTAGAATTCAGAAGCTGCCAGGATAGAGACTAA
- the zapD gene encoding cell division protein ZapD produces the protein MFNYDFPLSPRARTYLKLERVIKSAEECTDLDSIQHVMFALRCIVDFIDIVDGSSAIKIDLLKDLDRCDGQLRNWLEDPECDTEYVSSLRDKIKYAKDFLDTFTRQRTVLKDDPIIELIKPRFLTPGGINCFDTPMFDFWLKQPFEVKKQKLEGWFHELDCIKVPVFTILYMWRLCANPSEKIAKSGFMQETADTCDLINIQYDSSVQAYPVVSGFQSRVNIRFLPFEKGAPVGDIPFKIAYIKGNLQQ, from the coding sequence ATGTTTAATTACGATTTCCCTTTAAGTCCTAGAGCAAGAACATATTTAAAACTCGAACGCGTCATCAAAAGTGCTGAAGAATGTACTGATTTAGACTCAATTCAGCATGTAATGTTTGCACTACGCTGTATTGTTGATTTCATAGACATTGTAGACGGATCGAGTGCCATAAAGATTGATCTTTTAAAAGATCTTGATAGATGCGACGGTCAGCTAAGAAACTGGCTTGAGGATCCGGAGTGTGATACAGAATATGTTTCCTCCCTTAGAGATAAGATTAAATATGCAAAAGATTTTCTAGATACATTCACCAGACAGAGAACTGTTCTAAAGGATGATCCGATTATTGAACTTATCAAACCAAGATTTCTGACTCCTGGAGGCATAAACTGTTTCGATACACCAATGTTTGATTTCTGGTTAAAACAGCCATTTGAAGTTAAGAAACAGAAACTTGAGGGATGGTTTCACGAGCTTGACTGTATCAAGGTTCCTGTCTTTACTATTCTTTACATGTGGCGCCTATGTGCAAATCCATCTGAAAAGATAGCAAAAAGCGGATTCATGCAGGAAACAGCTGATACATGTGATCTAATTAACATACAGTATGATTCTTCTGTACAGGCCTATCCTGTTGTAAGCGGATTCCAGTCGAGAGTAAACATCCGATTCCTTCCTTTTGAAAAAGGAGCTCCTGTTGGAGATATACCATTTAAAATCGCTTACATCAAAGGCAACTTACAACAATAA
- a CDS encoding LPS-assembly protein LptD, with translation MKTAGKQKIALATLSVAVSLALCSSAYADIQSEQQETISGSVVKGGYVETENKSKNDDKTVTPSKYDVETKVVKENEFLRIEKTTNFSTKTMEKMNTPAAEEYLLNRNYAESSTFPMRLIKRINQPWRAAPSSPISGQSIDCFYGVPSYRAPMKYDVHTEPVTVTSDKVSGDISQKDKQVLTYTGKVEIVQGDKKILADKATYNGENKTLTAEGSSTISSGQYTTTSKEPVEYNLEKKTVKGTNTVYQLNGSVLNGDADEYEFDNAKGTKILRGATLSGCPADKRSWHMSSTTVEIDDGDSFGSAWNDVFYVGKVPVFYTPYANFPVTNKRKTGLLPASVEYNTDEGFGYELPLYLNLAPNYDATITTGHDPEHGDKYDAEIRYLPFSNFSGTVKGTYLPDDPKFTRVVTNSNGQAYTQTGNSSDRKRWFLNLKDSLTFLENDLVFTLDYSKVREGDYTYLSDITQKDAAVTDSSLVQSLRGVYDQDKYDVSVELRKYQNMYSTSSFNTYKPFAMLPQVKLRGYDTFGRFIYKMQGEATKFSIEKYTSDKKNLYMDRMHLQPSIKYNAFDSYGTTVDFGATGFLTHYNQSDLKYLSNAYQQRLGYAKVQDSLTRSLYLLEAKAKTTLERKVLDMNHTQTLEPELKYMYIPYRDQRNIPLYDTTSRYDEYYTLFSPMRYAGIDRIANLNTVTAGFTTRLLDSHDREVMRFSLAQAYNMDKQRVKLNEYYAYSNENRHTSPIEASFNADYKSFNYHAQAQYDPENNEFNSYNGGIHYTNKATGFKTGVTYRYLKNGNYQVDKPNIVRNLSQVGVTASLPMNPYWTLFGASYRDLEQNYNIDTKLGIRYDECCYSIALVYENYLKYDWTKRRHENDRIIGLNVEFKGFYSINIRKISDVRGTNTHYLPDVIPNNLNR, from the coding sequence TTGAAAACAGCAGGGAAACAAAAAATTGCACTTGCCACACTTTCAGTAGCTGTAAGTCTGGCTCTGTGTTCATCAGCATATGCCGATATTCAGTCAGAACAGCAGGAAACAATATCGGGAAGTGTTGTCAAAGGCGGCTATGTTGAAACAGAAAATAAATCAAAGAATGACGATAAAACTGTAACCCCTTCAAAGTATGACGTTGAAACTAAAGTGGTCAAGGAAAATGAATTTCTAAGAATAGAAAAAACCACCAATTTTTCAACAAAAACCATGGAGAAGATGAATACTCCTGCTGCGGAAGAATATCTTCTCAACAGAAACTACGCTGAAAGCTCAACCTTCCCTATGAGGCTTATCAAAAGAATAAACCAACCATGGAGAGCTGCTCCTAGCTCTCCTATCTCAGGACAGTCAATAGATTGTTTCTATGGGGTTCCATCTTATCGTGCCCCAATGAAGTATGATGTTCATACCGAACCTGTTACCGTCACATCAGACAAGGTATCAGGAGACATCTCCCAGAAAGACAAACAGGTTCTGACCTACACAGGAAAGGTTGAGATAGTGCAGGGAGACAAGAAAATTCTTGCAGACAAGGCCACCTACAATGGTGAGAATAAAACTCTGACCGCAGAAGGCAGCTCCACTATAAGTTCTGGTCAGTACACAACCACCTCAAAGGAGCCTGTTGAATACAATCTTGAGAAAAAGACTGTAAAGGGTACCAATACTGTTTATCAGCTTAACGGATCTGTGCTCAATGGCGATGCAGATGAATATGAGTTTGACAATGCAAAGGGAACTAAAATTTTAAGAGGAGCAACCCTGTCAGGCTGTCCTGCAGACAAGCGCTCATGGCATATGTCATCAACTACCGTTGAAATTGATGATGGAGACAGTTTCGGTTCAGCTTGGAATGATGTTTTTTACGTAGGAAAGGTTCCGGTTTTCTACACGCCTTATGCAAACTTCCCTGTAACCAACAAAAGAAAGACTGGTCTGCTGCCTGCAAGTGTTGAGTATAATACTGATGAAGGATTTGGCTATGAGCTTCCTTTGTATCTCAATCTTGCACCTAATTATGACGCAACCATAACCACAGGACACGATCCGGAACATGGAGATAAATACGATGCAGAAATCAGATATCTGCCATTTTCCAACTTCTCCGGAACCGTCAAGGGAACCTATCTTCCAGATGATCCTAAGTTCACAAGAGTAGTAACCAATTCAAACGGACAAGCCTACACTCAAACAGGAAATTCTTCCGATCGAAAACGATGGTTCCTGAATCTAAAGGATTCTCTGACTTTTCTAGAGAATGATTTAGTATTCACTTTGGATTACTCAAAAGTAAGAGAAGGAGACTATACCTATCTTAGTGACATAACTCAAAAAGATGCCGCAGTTACCGACTCTAGTCTGGTTCAGTCTCTCCGAGGTGTCTATGATCAGGATAAATATGATGTGTCAGTGGAACTGAGAAAGTATCAGAATATGTACTCTACCTCTAGCTTCAATACCTATAAACCTTTTGCTATGCTGCCTCAGGTAAAACTGAGAGGGTATGATACATTCGGAAGATTCATCTATAAGATGCAAGGTGAAGCTACAAAATTCAGTATAGAAAAATACACCTCCGATAAAAAGAATCTTTATATGGACAGAATGCATCTGCAACCATCTATAAAATACAATGCATTTGATTCATATGGAACAACTGTAGATTTCGGAGCAACCGGTTTTCTAACACACTATAACCAGTCAGATCTAAAGTATTTAAGCAATGCCTATCAGCAGAGACTAGGCTATGCAAAAGTTCAGGATTCTCTAACCAGAAGTCTCTATCTTTTAGAGGCTAAGGCCAAGACGACTCTGGAACGTAAGGTTCTGGACATGAACCATACCCAGACCTTGGAGCCTGAATTAAAGTATATGTACATTCCATATAGGGATCAGAGAAATATTCCCCTGTATGACACCACCAGCAGATATGACGAGTACTACACTCTGTTCTCACCTATGCGTTATGCAGGTATCGACAGAATAGCAAATCTCAATACTGTTACAGCAGGATTTACAACCAGACTTTTAGACTCTCATGATCGCGAAGTCATGAGATTCTCTCTGGCCCAGGCTTACAACATGGACAAGCAGCGTGTAAAGCTTAACGAATACTACGCCTATAGCAATGAAAACAGACACACCAGTCCGATTGAAGCCAGCTTCAATGCAGATTACAAGTCTTTCAACTATCACGCTCAAGCTCAATATGATCCAGAGAATAACGAGTTCAATTCTTATAACGGCGGGATTCACTATACAAACAAAGCAACAGGCTTTAAGACAGGTGTTACCTACAGATATTTGAAAAATGGAAACTATCAAGTTGACAAGCCTAATATTGTAAGAAACCTTTCACAAGTTGGTGTAACAGCATCTTTGCCAATGAATCCATATTGGACTCTGTTTGGAGCTTCATACAGAGATCTTGAGCAGAACTATAACATTGATACAAAGCTGGGCATCAGATATGACGAATGCTGCTACTCTATTGCTCTAGTGTATGAGAATTACCTCAAATACGACTGGACAAAAAGACGTCATGAAAATGATAGGATCATCGGGCTGAACGTCGAATTCAAGGGATTCTACTCTATCAATATTCGCAAGATATCAGATGTAAGAGGAACCAATACCCACTATCTGCCAGACGTAATTCCTAACAATCTTAACAGATAA